ttttataataatacttaatactttACATCGAGGCAGTACCAGTCTTCTGAGAACGTTTTACTTTATAATAGTGATAAAgaattttgaattctatttttaCGAAGTTTAGGGTCTTTTTCACAATGTCTTTTTAAGTCTCAATTAGTCTACCTAACAAATCATTTGACacattttccatacaaaaaaattcaaaacatcTATTAAAATTACGCTACACACAAAATCACACCTTACGACACAGAcatataaagttcaaaataagaattaaaagaaCTTCCTAAAAGTAAAACCAGTAGAAGGCTCCCATTTCGAATTCGACATGAAGGGTGATACAGACTTGCTTAAACCAGCGTTGAAGTCCAAGGACGAGCCCTTGTTTCTGAACAAGTTGGCATTGCCGCTGAGCGAGTAGTCTGTCTTGTCAAAATATGGAGTGTGAGCTATGCCTACTGATGCTCCCACTTTGTTCCTGTggagtagaaaaaaatatttagtaactatacatacatatgctGAGAACTAGCCTAATTGTGGCCAAGAGTGCTTTTCCAGATGAGATGATGAgagatgcgtttggtttccagtaataatattcattgatacacatagcatagcattggtggaaacggactcagctaagctatgtttcctttatgaaaagatgcgtgctatggatgacctCCGTACTATCGAtatgcgcatcttcctcgcacagcttagtatcagtggaaacggtcatatagtttcacagcttagttatttcaTCTTCGatgcatagctacatagttcatgtggtggaaaagcaccctagtCCTAATCtagtattaaaaatagataGAAATATGGATACTTACTTGAACATATAGTCTAGTCCAGCCCCAACAGTATTGTAACTAGGAATCTGTGGCATTTGCGGCCTGTTCTTAGCAAAATAGCCATTAACGGACACGTCATGGTTCTGATTGCGGAACAGATTCGCATATCCAGCTGCTTTGAACTGGTTACCGAAGTCAGGAATATGAGTATTGGTCACGGAGAGTCCATGGCCGTTGCTGAAATTAATGATaaggtttttataataatttatgttcttTTCGACACTGAACAGTTTTAGTAGACAGTATGATAGAATAAATTTGATAGTTTATTGTTATAATCTTTTTTGAAGATCTTTGGTAGCTAAAGTAATAGACActagaaacaccagaagcgctgcaagtgtgttgtcggctttttgaaacttaggaatttaagggttgttggggatccggggattgggaagattgggaagagcgGTAATTAGGTCACCGGTATTCTATAGACCTatcttacacaacgaaacataacgcaagcgttgtttcattatttacatttacatgtgCATTGTGCATGTAACACctcaaaaaacatttctttaaataatggCACATTGTCACGTAAAGGTTCGTCATCTCTGTTCtgaacaaaaagtaataaaggaAAATCACAGACAAAAGAAGGTACTCACGCATTATTCATGGCTACTCCATAGGAAGCAGATTGCAGACGACTAGCGGCGTCGAAGTTGGCTCCTCCGATTGCGCTGAACGTATTCTTCTGGCTTGTTCCGAATGGTGCTGATACTCCGAAACCTGGAAAACAACAAATATGTTCTCAAACTACACTtcgttttttcttttaataaagagctgaagagtttgtttgatcgCTAATCTCCGGATCCCTATGTTTTAGACTCTCATGAaagatactaaattaagtatgtTTTACGGCTtgttcacgtaactgtttgacgaggtacctCAACCACTTTAAACTTAAGCCGCTTAGGGCCTTTAAGTTCACGtgagtataagtttttaaataaaacagttcatccgtgatcatggcgcttgcaacagtgccgaaatatcggaaactcgcaaaaacaaataaacatggtaaatatcccgatttaagttctaatgttaatttacgtgagtaagcaataaaaaaagtttacactACGTAGAAGTTAGTAACagcacgacaatcgccgcgtcatgttgctcatgaatttgaacgtctagcatggcttgaaacaacacaagttcctcgtcaaacagttacgtgcgtaagcctataacataataattaacttaccAGAAGTCCCATCAGAATTAAAAAACGTATTTCCATGTAGCTGTCTAGTTTGCCTGTGATGGCTCGGCGCATGTAGATACTGGTAGAAGTCTGGCGTCTCCACATACTGCTCAGGACTTGGGACAGTCTCCCACGCCGCGGCACTCGCCAGCGCGACAGTAAGGAGCAGAGCAGAGTACATGGTTGTTGCGTTCCTACACACCGAATGATAATTTCAATGAAGATTGAGGGACTTTTATATAGGAAAGGAGTAGATAGCGTTTTGTCTCGGACCCGGGGCTTTACTGAGATAAATTAGCGGCGTCTTCTTTtatcaatgttttgttttgttgataatttgtatatttatgcaTAAGTGTGACGTGCTGTGGTTATATTTAGAAACTATCGGTATATACACATATCATGTGTATTAATTCTCGAATAAATAGGCGAAGTCACAATTTAAAATTCGAGACTCCGTGGTACTAcagaaaatttttcgaaaaatcgataAAATCTCAGTAAATGTTTGCCCCaccagggaatcgaactcgagaccccttggcCGACTgtcgcacttacgacctctcGACCTAAcatctgacactcactctcgcttcacccaaggcgggcaaagtcattaaattattttttccgTTGAAAAAGAGACTTGTGTTTAGAGTGGTGATGATTTGTTGTCTTCAACGCTTCGGTCTCTCTGCCTTGCAAGTCAATAGCAGTTTGTCtggttatgttatgtttattttaacaaacgTTTTTAATTACCACACATATCAATTAGGTTAACCACAGTtacttaattgaataaaaacaataaagtttatgaTTTTCCTGTAGGATTCATTTACTCTTTGTCTTCATACAAAAAGCGCTTGTACTTCCCCTTAGTTTTATTTGCATGTTTTGTTACATGATTAGTGTTAATGACTGGATTGATTGACTGTTGAGTCACGAGTGGCGAATTCAGTTCCAATTCTAACAAAATGCTAATCGTTTTCATTCATTGAacatatgaaattatttaaatagaatgAACAGTATCCATCTAcacatacaataacaaaactgtAGAGgttttaattctgtacattgataatattaaaaaaaaatgtatgagatGTTACTAGACAGACAACGAACCCAATCCCCAAgtccccaagaacccttaaattcccaacccccaaaggaccgcacttgtaacgcctctggtgtttcaagtgtccatgggcggcggcgattgcttagcatcaggtgataattccataaaaatacatGTCCTGGGCACAACACTGGGTGCATTTTATCCCGAAAAAGTATAGGCTTTTGGCAGCGTCTGGTACTACGGTAGGGTACGATACTACGATACCAGACGCTTCCAAAAGTCAATATTCCACGctgacgaagtcgcgggcaaaagttaatttgaaatatttggtTCATCTGAATTCAGATCAGAATCAAAACAGCCAAAATAATCTGTAACTTTACTATAAATAactgtaggtacttaaataggTAATCGTAACTGTATTACGTATATAGAATTCCTTATAAATGATACCTACAATTGTAGAAATAACTATGTCCCTTTTGTTTGTTACGCTTTCAAACCAAAACTACTAAAGAAGAATGAAATTATGTGAAAGTTAGTAATTGTTAAAGATCAATTTGGTTATAAAGGTGATGcattacttacataaaattatgattgAAAAGAAATTACGTGAAAAGCGGGTAAACTTCTATACCCCTTTctgtacaataaaattagtattttaatgtgcgtcttgtagattattttaaaatattagacaagcatttcttattttcttacggaaacaaacacaatcgaagatatatcgatttgaaatattgcatgacgtcacttctaggtacatttacgtagaaatgacgtatctgcttccactcctaaactttgattcgttttatctttgCATTgatatcttatacgacaaaataaaaatacttgtctaatattttttcattaccaaactgacggactacacaaatttttaattttcataccccgtcatcatccctacttAGTAAATAAGATAGACCATGGGAACGAACTTAAATTAAGCTCAACACAACCATTTCACACTCGCAAAGTCGCAGTCAAAAGCTAGTTTAAATAAACCGCAATATAATTAATCATATTAACAACATAAacacataataacattacaatatacgTAACAAACATATTGATAAAATGTTACCGCAAAACTTATCTGAGTGAAGTCCCGGGGCCGAGACAAAACACTATCTACTCCTTTCCTATATAAAAGTCCCTCAATCTTCATTGAAATCATCATTCGGTGTGTAGGAACGCAACAACCATGTACTCTGCTCTGCTCCTTACTGTCGCGCTGGCGAGTGCCGCGGCGTGGGAGACTGTCCCAAGTCCTGAGCAGTATGTGGAGGCGCCAGACTTCTACCAGTATCTACATGCGCCGAGCCATCACAGGCAAACTAGACAGCTACATGGAAGCACTTTCTTCAATTCGGATAAGACTTCTGgtgagtttttatttatttttttacactattCCCATTGTTTAAACAATTCtataactgcacggttggcgcagtggctgtgcaaccggctgccgtgtaacgtatagcgggttccattcccgcacggagcaactctttgtgtgatcaactctgaaattgttgtttggggtctgagtgttatgtgtatgtgaactattTGTACGcttccacgacacaggagaaaatactaatgtgaggcaacgtttaaaaaaattaggggAGCACGGGTTCGACACATACTTgtacatatacctatacataggtacatttgaTTATACATCATCGTTAGCTAAAAAGCAAAACACTCCAAAAATTACCTAATCTTGTAAAGAATAGGGACCAGAGTTGATTGAATCTGCAGTTGAATGAAGTAATTTGTTTATTCCAGGTTTCAACGCAAGACTACCGTTCGCGTCAACCAACAATAATGTGTTCAGTGCCATTGGAGGAGCCAACTTCGATGCCAACAGGCATCTGTCATCCGCAACGTATGGTCTGGCTTTGGATAATAAGTGAGTAATACAATTGttcgccttttacccccgaaggggtaggcagatgtgcacattacgacacgtaatgccgctatacaatttacactcacttttcaccaattgtatTTTAACTCCCATATAAtatagggtgagcctatt
This genomic interval from Spodoptera frugiperda isolate SF20-4 chromosome 14, AGI-APGP_CSIRO_Sfru_2.0, whole genome shotgun sequence contains the following:
- the LOC118279268 gene encoding attacin-like is translated as MYSALLLTVALASAAAWETVPSPEQYVETPDFYQYLHAPSHHRQTRQLHGNTFFNSDGTSGFGVSAPFGTSQKNTFSAIGGANFDAASRLQSASYGVAMNNANGHGLSVTNTHIPDFGNQFKAAGYANLFRNQNHDVSVNGYFAKNRPQMPQIPSYNTVGAGLDYMFKNKVGASVGIAHTPYFDKTDYSLSGNANLFRNKGSSLDFNAGLSKSVSPFMSNSKWEPSTGFTFRKFF